A window of Fundulus heteroclitus isolate FHET01 chromosome 15, MU-UCD_Fhet_4.1, whole genome shotgun sequence contains these coding sequences:
- the chga gene encoding chromogranin-A has product MIGRGLLLLAVLSNCVLSLPVTSSQLENEDVEVMKCIVEALADVLSRPKQVPVSEECLNTLKTNEKLLTILRHHNFLKELQRIAAQGDQERARLQKSTDKAAPTTQALHATADDADQSMLEALGGPGERSILSQRKRAGDGGEEEDETGGESREESEAEGEHVKRDGDESQRESEHDENQRSPEENSEEENETEGDLSDKRSDSSREDPKQKAAETEDEEKSDKGSELLPEKRGARVEEEEEKRGRKGAKRGSRESLNHLTQRAKALALKKKAGREGVPHHSKEEEEEEQQQQQQQQKKKKRDPERSPEERELRMIARRAPEERKMMEEEGSGTRKPEEPEIESLAAIESELENVAQKLHEMRRG; this is encoded by the exons TTCTGTCATTGCCAGTGACTTCAAGTCAGCTGGAGAATGAGGACGTAGAG GTGATGAAATGCATTGTCGAGGCGCTGGCAGATGTACTATCAAGACCGAAGCAAGTTCCTGTCAGTGAGGAATGTTTAAACACTCTGAAGACAA ACGAGAAGCTCCTCACCATCCTCCGTCATCATAACtttctgaaggagctgcagaggatcGCTGCTCAAG gtgATCAAGAGCGGGCTCGGCTGCAGAAATCTACTGACAAAGCAGCTCCGACCACACAGGCGCTACACGCTACAGCTGATGACGCTG ATCAATCCATGTTGGAAGCTTTGGGAGGCCCCGGTGAGCGATCCATCCTGTCCCAGAGGAAGAGGGCAGGAGACGGCggggaagaggaggatgagacCGGGGGAGAGTCGCGGGAGGAGAGCGAAGCCGAAGGCGAGCATGTGAAGAGGGACGGAGACGAGAGCCAGAGAGAAAGTGAACACGACGAGAATCAAAGAAGCCCCGAGGAGAATTCAGAAGAGGAGAACGAGACGGAGG GTGATCTCTCTGATAAAAGGAGCGATTCATCCAGAGAGGATCCAAAACAGAAGGCGGCGGAGACGGAAGACGAGGAGAAGAGCGACAAAGGGTCTGAGCTCCTCCCGGAAAAACGCGGCGCcagggtggaggaggaggaggagaagcggGGCCGGAAGGGGGCAAAAAGAGGGAGCAGAGAAAGCTTAAATCACTTGACCCAGCGGGCCAAGGCCCTGGCGCTGAAGAAGAAAGCAGGAAGAGAGGGAGTGCCTCACCATtcgaaggaggaagaggaggaagagcagcagcagcagcagcagcagcagaagaagaagaaaagagatCCAGAGAGAAGTCCAGAGGAGAGGGAGCTGCGGATGATAGCTCGGAGAGCGCCGGAGGAGAGGAAGATGATGGAGGAAGAAGGGAGCGGCACCAGAAAGCCAGAG GAGCCTGAGATCGAAAGCCTGGCGGCCATCGAGTCCGAGCTGGAGAACGTCGCACAGAAGCTCCACGAGATGCGGCGAGGCTGA
- the ccn2a gene encoding CCN family member 2a isoform X2, translating into MSAGMKKMILLPVLCILLSYTAAGQECSGQCSCPSTPPQCPPGVSLVLDGCSCCRVCAKQLGELCTEKDVCDPHKGLFCDFGAPTNRRIGVCTAREGATCVFGGTVYKNGESFQSSCKYQCTCLDGAIGCVPLCSMDVRLPSPDCPMPKRVKVPGKCCEEWICDSPKKDTFVGSVLAAYRKEETYGPDPNMMRENCLVQTTEWSACSKTCGLGISTRVTNDNHECRLEKQTRLCMVRPCESQLEQSIRKGKKCIRTPRVSKPMKFEISGCTTTKSYRPKFCGVCLDGRCCTPHRTTTLPMEFKCPDGQVMKKHMMFIKSCACHNNCPGENDIFEAMYYKKMIGDMA; encoded by the exons ATGTCTGCTGGAATGAAGAAAATGATCCTTCTCCCCGTGCTGTGCATTTTGCTCTCATACACG GCTGCGGGTCAGGAGTGCAGCGGCCAGTGTTCCTGCCCCTCCACGCCGCCTCAGTGTCCCCCAGGTGTGAGCCTGGTGCTGGacggctgcagctgctgcagggtGTGTGCCAAACAGCTGGGCGAGCTCTGCACCGAGAAAGACGTCTGCGACCCCCACAAAGGCCTCTTCTGTGACTTTGGAGCACCCACCAACAGACGCATTGGAGTGTGCACAG CTCGGGAGGGAGCCACCTGCGTGTTTGGCGGCACGGTGTACAAAAACGGAGAGTCGTTCCAGAGCAGCTGCAAGTACCAGTGCACCTGTCTGGATGGAGCCATAGGCTGCGTGCCGCTTTGCTCCATGGACGTCCGCCTGCCCAGCCCAGACTGCCCCATGCCAAAACGCGTCAAAGTGCCTGGGAAGTGCTGCGAGGAGTGGATATGTGATTCTCCCAAGAAGGACACCTTCGTAGGCTCTGTTTTGGCCG CATACAGAAAGGAGGAGACCTATGGTCCAGATCCCAACATGATGAGGGAGAACTGCCTGGTTCAGACTACTGAATGGAGCGCCTGCTCCAAGACCTGCGGCCTTGGGATATCTACCAGGGTGACCAATGACAACCACGAGTGCAGGCTTGAGAAACAGACCCGGCTGTGCATGGTGAGACCATGCGAGTCCCAGCTGGAGCAGAGCATCAGG AAAGGGAAAAAGTGCATCCGCACCCCCCGGGTCTCCAAGCCCATGAAGTTCGAGATCTCAGGCTGCACCACCACCAAGTCCTACAGGCCGAAGTTCTGCGGAGTCTGCCTGGACGGCCGCTGCTGCACCCCCCACAGGACCACCACCCTGCCCATGGAGTTCAAGTGTCCCGACGGGCAGGTGATGAAGAAGCACATGATGTTCATCAAGTCCTGCGCCTGCCACAACAACTGCCCCGGGGAGAACGACATCTTCGAGGCTATGTATTACAAGAAGATGATCGGAGACATGGCGTGA
- the ccn2a gene encoding CCN family member 2a isoform X1 produces the protein MSAGMKKMILLPVLCILLSYTAAGQECSGQCSCPSTPPQCPPGVSLVLDGCSCCRVCAKQLGELCTEKDVCDPHKGLFCDFGAPTNRRIGVCTAREGATCVFGGTVYKNGESFQSSCKYQCTCLDGAIGCVPLCSMDVRLPSPDCPMPKRVKVPGKCCEEWICDSPKKDTFVGSVLAGELRNMFSFPLGTEIRLPPELLSNPACLHLFTAYRKEETYGPDPNMMRENCLVQTTEWSACSKTCGLGISTRVTNDNHECRLEKQTRLCMVRPCESQLEQSIRKGKKCIRTPRVSKPMKFEISGCTTTKSYRPKFCGVCLDGRCCTPHRTTTLPMEFKCPDGQVMKKHMMFIKSCACHNNCPGENDIFEAMYYKKMIGDMA, from the exons ATGTCTGCTGGAATGAAGAAAATGATCCTTCTCCCCGTGCTGTGCATTTTGCTCTCATACACG GCTGCGGGTCAGGAGTGCAGCGGCCAGTGTTCCTGCCCCTCCACGCCGCCTCAGTGTCCCCCAGGTGTGAGCCTGGTGCTGGacggctgcagctgctgcagggtGTGTGCCAAACAGCTGGGCGAGCTCTGCACCGAGAAAGACGTCTGCGACCCCCACAAAGGCCTCTTCTGTGACTTTGGAGCACCCACCAACAGACGCATTGGAGTGTGCACAG CTCGGGAGGGAGCCACCTGCGTGTTTGGCGGCACGGTGTACAAAAACGGAGAGTCGTTCCAGAGCAGCTGCAAGTACCAGTGCACCTGTCTGGATGGAGCCATAGGCTGCGTGCCGCTTTGCTCCATGGACGTCCGCCTGCCCAGCCCAGACTGCCCCATGCCAAAACGCGTCAAAGTGCCTGGGAAGTGCTGCGAGGAGTGGATATGTGATTCTCCCAAGAAGGACACCTTCGTAGGCTCTGTTTTGGCCGGTGAGTTAAGAAACATGTTCTCTTTCCCTCTTGGCACAGAAATAAGACTCCCCCCTGAGCTGTTATCTAACCCAGCGTGTCTTCATTTGTTTACAGCATACAGAAAGGAGGAGACCTATGGTCCAGATCCCAACATGATGAGGGAGAACTGCCTGGTTCAGACTACTGAATGGAGCGCCTGCTCCAAGACCTGCGGCCTTGGGATATCTACCAGGGTGACCAATGACAACCACGAGTGCAGGCTTGAGAAACAGACCCGGCTGTGCATGGTGAGACCATGCGAGTCCCAGCTGGAGCAGAGCATCAGG AAAGGGAAAAAGTGCATCCGCACCCCCCGGGTCTCCAAGCCCATGAAGTTCGAGATCTCAGGCTGCACCACCACCAAGTCCTACAGGCCGAAGTTCTGCGGAGTCTGCCTGGACGGCCGCTGCTGCACCCCCCACAGGACCACCACCCTGCCCATGGAGTTCAAGTGTCCCGACGGGCAGGTGATGAAGAAGCACATGATGTTCATCAAGTCCTGCGCCTGCCACAACAACTGCCCCGGGGAGAACGACATCTTCGAGGCTATGTATTACAAGAAGATGATCGGAGACATGGCGTGA